The proteins below are encoded in one region of Effusibacillus dendaii:
- a CDS encoding AtuA-related protein — translation MANMQLRYLAQARSGDKGNTVNVALFAPNDDLYHLFVEQVTCERVKAHFAGLVEGEVTRYLLPNVRAINFICREALNGGGSASIRMDNLGKCFSSNLLRMEVKVPDNSWW, via the coding sequence ATGGCGAACATGCAGCTCCGTTATTTGGCGCAGGCCCGCTCGGGCGACAAAGGCAACACGGTAAATGTGGCTTTATTTGCCCCGAACGACGATCTGTACCATCTATTTGTAGAGCAAGTGACTTGCGAACGGGTGAAAGCCCATTTTGCCGGATTGGTAGAGGGGGAGGTTACCCGTTACCTGCTGCCAAATGTGCGGGCGATCAATTTTATCTGCCGGGAAGCATTGAATGGCGGCGGTTCTGCGTCGATTCGGATGGATAATCTGGGTAAATGTTTCAGCTCGAATCTGCTTCGGATGGAAGTAAAAGTGCCGGATAACAGTTGGTGGTGA
- a CDS encoding acyl-CoA dehydrogenase family protein encodes MTKSPFFKKEHDEVRKAIRQFVAKEVTPFINEWEEKGEFPLEVIRQMGELGFLGLRYPVEVGGQGGDYFMSIVLAEELARCGAGGFPMAVSVQVEMATPPILQFGNKDQHERFLRPALEGKKLAAIGITEPNHGSDVAAIETKGVRDGDEWVINGSKMFITNGPRADFVVLVTRTSPGEGYKGISLFLVETDRPGFSVSRKLDKVGMRSSDTAELILENVRVPHANLLGEEGKGFYQIMWELQGERLIAAAGSVAMAQHAYELALAYAKRRQAFGRSIGQNQVIGHLLVQMATRIEAARQLTYATAYRFSRGEVPSKEISIAKLEAARTACWVADRALQIFGGNGYMQENPIERIWRDVRLYRIGAGTDEVMKEIIAKQMEL; translated from the coding sequence TTGACGAAAAGTCCTTTTTTTAAGAAGGAGCATGATGAGGTCCGGAAAGCGATCCGCCAGTTTGTCGCCAAAGAGGTGACCCCTTTCATCAATGAGTGGGAAGAAAAAGGCGAGTTTCCGCTTGAAGTGATCAGGCAAATGGGGGAACTGGGATTTCTGGGGCTGCGTTATCCGGTGGAAGTGGGCGGACAGGGCGGCGATTATTTTATGTCGATTGTGCTTGCCGAGGAATTGGCGCGATGTGGGGCGGGCGGATTCCCGATGGCCGTATCGGTACAGGTGGAGATGGCGACGCCGCCGATTTTGCAGTTTGGCAATAAAGACCAGCATGAACGATTTCTGCGACCGGCACTGGAAGGCAAAAAACTGGCGGCGATTGGCATTACGGAACCGAATCACGGTTCGGACGTCGCCGCGATTGAAACGAAAGGCGTTCGCGACGGGGACGAATGGGTAATTAACGGCAGCAAGATGTTTATTACAAACGGGCCGCGGGCCGATTTTGTCGTATTGGTGACGCGTACTTCACCCGGTGAGGGATATAAGGGAATCAGTCTGTTTCTGGTTGAGACTGACCGGCCTGGTTTTTCGGTCAGCCGCAAACTGGATAAGGTGGGGATGCGCTCTTCAGATACAGCGGAGTTGATTCTGGAAAACGTGCGGGTACCGCATGCGAATCTGTTGGGGGAAGAAGGCAAAGGATTCTATCAGATTATGTGGGAACTGCAGGGGGAACGGTTGATTGCGGCAGCCGGTTCGGTGGCCATGGCGCAGCACGCTTACGAGCTGGCGCTTGCGTATGCGAAACGCCGTCAGGCATTCGGCAGAAGTATCGGACAGAATCAGGTGATCGGTCACCTTTTGGTTCAGATGGCGACACGGATTGAAGCCGCAAGGCAGTTGACATATGCGACCGCCTACCGGTTTTCGCGGGGAGAAGTGCCGTCAAAAGAAATTTCGATCGCGAAGCTGGAAGCAGCAAGAACCGCTTGCTGGGTGGCAGACCGGGCGCTGCAGATTTTTGGCGGCAACGGGTATATGCAGGAAAACCCGATTGAACGAATCTGGCGTGATGTGCGTTTGTACCGGATCGGGGCAGGGACGGATGAAGTCATGAAAGAAATTATAGCCAAACAGATGGAACTGTAG
- a CDS encoding acyl-CoA dehydrogenase family protein: MAHWIFNREHEMLRDAVRSWVKKEIIPYVDDWERMEEFPAHLFKRAGELGYLGIKFPEEYGGSGDDLIMETVFLEELAKCGSNGVAAGIGGHIGIGLPPIWRFGNEEQKRKYLTPGIRGEQITAFAITEAYAGSDVAGIRTTARKEGDCYVLNGSKMFVTNGVRADVAVVAAKTDPAAGHRGISLFLVETNTPGFSVGRKLKRLGWRASDTAELIFDEVKVPTANLLGEENKGFYYIMQNFQWERITLAIMSVGTAESALEAAIQYAGERTQFGGPIRRFQVIQHMLVDMAVEIERARHLTYHALYLYANGEDAVTETTMAKALAAEMAREVTDMAIQIHGGNGYMMEYPVQRYWRDARLQPIGGGTTEIMNEILVKRMGLV, encoded by the coding sequence ATGGCGCATTGGATTTTTAACAGGGAACATGAGATGTTACGGGATGCGGTCCGCAGTTGGGTCAAAAAAGAAATTATTCCTTATGTGGACGATTGGGAAAGGATGGAGGAGTTTCCTGCGCATCTTTTCAAAAGGGCGGGCGAGTTGGGCTATTTGGGCATCAAGTTTCCGGAAGAATATGGGGGCAGTGGCGACGATCTGATCATGGAGACGGTGTTTTTGGAAGAGTTGGCCAAATGCGGTTCCAATGGTGTGGCAGCCGGAATCGGCGGACATATCGGAATCGGTCTGCCGCCCATCTGGCGGTTTGGCAATGAGGAACAGAAGCGGAAATATCTGACACCAGGGATTCGCGGTGAGCAAATAACGGCGTTTGCGATTACGGAAGCATACGCCGGCTCGGATGTGGCAGGAATCCGGACGACGGCTCGCAAAGAAGGGGATTGTTACGTTTTAAATGGCAGCAAAATGTTTGTTACAAACGGCGTACGGGCTGATGTCGCAGTCGTAGCCGCCAAAACGGACCCGGCTGCCGGTCATCGGGGGATCAGCCTGTTTCTTGTGGAAACCAACACGCCCGGATTTTCCGTTGGCCGGAAACTGAAAAGGTTGGGGTGGCGGGCGTCTGATACGGCGGAATTGATTTTTGATGAAGTGAAAGTGCCGACAGCCAACTTGTTGGGGGAAGAAAACAAGGGATTTTATTACATTATGCAAAATTTTCAGTGGGAACGGATTACACTCGCCATCATGTCTGTCGGTACAGCAGAATCTGCATTGGAAGCAGCCATCCAATATGCGGGCGAACGAACCCAGTTTGGCGGACCGATTCGGCGGTTTCAGGTGATCCAACATATGTTGGTGGATATGGCAGTTGAGATTGAACGGGCGCGCCATCTGACCTATCACGCCTTGTATTTGTACGCAAACGGCGAGGATGCGGTGACGGAGACGACGATGGCGAAGGCGCTTGCAGCAGAGATGGCCAGGGAAGTAACCGATATGGCCATCCAGATTCATGGGGGCAATGGGTATATGATGGAATATCCCGTTCAGCGGTACTGGCGGGATGCCCGATTGCAGCCAATTGGCGGCGGAACGACCGAAATTATGAATGAAATTCTGGTAAAGCGAATGGGCCTGGTCTGA